A genomic region of uncultured Paludibaculum sp. contains the following coding sequences:
- a CDS encoding ankyrin repeat domain-containing protein, producing the protein MPENQTAPQDPRAEFINVSVWHGSLDRAREILAEHPEVAGSDVHTAALLGDHQAVARFLTDDPANATAKGGPRQWDALTHLCFSKFLRLEPGRTEGFLKSATALLDAGANPNTGFYEENHQPKPEWECALYGAAGVAHHPELTKLLLDRGADPNDGEVAYHSPETLDNRTIHVLVESGKLTQDTIGLMLARKFNWHDDDGVHWLLEHGADPNWPLWGSRPLHYALRHGTPIHYFEWLLDHGADPTLPDKNGNASVAEAARQGRADVLELFEKRGFSVSLEGDDAFLAACTRANEAEARRLAAASPSLVERVQSQNPGKLADFAGAGNTAAVRLMLDLGFDAGMARITPEWVAGETALHVAAAHGCQPMVELLIERGAPLEARRHGGQTPLCVAFLCLQQQSEWTPNEYTLPIAEALIRAEASVENAGLTLTAAVCLGRRDDIARLAGDAGTEEKQKALAAAAYNGRLDAIDTAIALGADPNAPNIGLNPNATALHNAVCSGSLAAVRKLVEAGASVGAKDGPYQATPLQWAEYFVRENSADKVEYFQREGTRPRQYAEIAAYLRGREGAL; encoded by the coding sequence ATGCCGGAAAATCAAACCGCTCCCCAAGATCCCAGAGCTGAGTTCATCAACGTCTCCGTGTGGCATGGGTCGCTCGATCGCGCGCGCGAAATTCTCGCCGAGCATCCCGAAGTTGCCGGCAGCGATGTCCACACCGCCGCGCTGCTCGGCGACCACCAAGCGGTCGCGCGCTTCCTCACCGACGATCCGGCCAATGCCACCGCCAAAGGCGGTCCGCGCCAGTGGGACGCTCTGACGCACCTCTGCTTCTCCAAGTTCCTGCGGCTCGAACCCGGTCGCACCGAGGGGTTTCTCAAATCCGCCACGGCCCTACTCGATGCGGGCGCCAACCCCAACACCGGTTTCTACGAAGAAAACCACCAACCCAAGCCCGAATGGGAATGCGCGCTCTACGGCGCGGCCGGCGTCGCTCATCACCCCGAACTGACCAAGCTCCTGCTCGATCGCGGCGCGGATCCCAATGACGGCGAGGTCGCCTACCATTCACCGGAAACTCTTGATAACCGTACCATCCATGTCCTGGTCGAAAGCGGCAAACTCACCCAGGACACCATCGGCCTGATGCTCGCGCGCAAGTTCAACTGGCATGACGACGATGGCGTGCACTGGCTGCTGGAGCACGGCGCCGATCCCAATTGGCCGCTGTGGGGCAGCCGCCCGCTGCACTACGCGCTCCGCCATGGCACGCCCATCCACTATTTCGAATGGCTTCTCGATCATGGCGCCGACCCGACGCTGCCGGACAAGAACGGCAACGCGTCTGTAGCAGAAGCTGCGCGCCAGGGCCGCGCGGACGTGCTTGAGCTGTTCGAAAAGCGTGGCTTCTCCGTCTCGCTCGAAGGCGACGATGCATTTCTCGCCGCGTGTACCCGGGCGAATGAAGCCGAGGCGCGCAGGTTGGCCGCGGCGAGCCCATCGTTGGTGGAACGCGTGCAGTCCCAGAACCCCGGCAAGCTGGCCGATTTCGCCGGCGCCGGCAACACGGCGGCAGTGCGGCTGATGCTGGATCTCGGTTTTGATGCCGGCATGGCGCGCATCACGCCCGAATGGGTGGCCGGAGAAACGGCACTCCACGTCGCGGCGGCGCACGGTTGCCAGCCCATGGTGGAGCTACTGATCGAGCGCGGCGCGCCGCTCGAGGCCAGGCGGCACGGCGGCCAGACTCCACTGTGCGTGGCCTTCCTATGCCTGCAGCAACAATCGGAATGGACGCCGAACGAGTACACGCTGCCCATCGCCGAGGCGCTGATCCGGGCCGAGGCCAGCGTGGAGAACGCCGGGCTCACGCTCACGGCGGCGGTATGCCTTGGGCGTCGCGATGACATTGCGCGGCTCGCAGGGGATGCCGGCACCGAGGAGAAGCAGAAGGCGCTGGCAGCCGCGGCTTACAACGGCAGGCTGGACGCGATCGACACCGCCATCGCGCTCGGCGCCGATCCCAACGCGCCGAACATAGGGCTCAACCCGAACGCCACGGCTCTGCACAACGCCGTTTGCTCCGGCTCGCTCGCCGCGGTGCGGAAGCTCGTGGAGGCAGGAGCGAGCGTCGGCGCGAAGGACGGCCCCTACCAAGCCACGCCGCTCCAGTGGGCGGAGTACTTCGTGCGGGAGAACAGCGCCGACAAAGTCGAGTACTTCCAGCGCGAGGGCACCCGGCCTAGGCAGTATGCCGAAATCGCCGCGTATCTTCGCGGCAGGGAGGGTGCCTTATGA
- a CDS encoding SRPBCC family protein, with protein MTTAFTQTNPKLDLVLERTINVPRELVWAAWTMPEHIKKWFTPAPWSTVDCEIDLRPGGIFRTVMRSPEGQEFPHVGCYLEIVPNEKLVWTSALGPGYRPVIKTTDTGSCDELYFTAIITFEAQGNQTKYKVVAVHGDEATSKKHEEMGFHEGWGTTLDQLVALVKTL; from the coding sequence GTGACCACTGCATTCACACAGACAAACCCAAAGCTGGACCTGGTGCTGGAACGGACCATCAATGTGCCGAGGGAACTCGTATGGGCCGCATGGACGATGCCGGAGCACATCAAGAAGTGGTTCACGCCGGCGCCGTGGAGCACCGTCGATTGCGAGATTGACCTTCGCCCTGGTGGTATTTTCCGGACGGTGATGCGCTCGCCAGAGGGACAGGAATTTCCGCACGTGGGCTGTTATCTGGAGATCGTGCCCAACGAAAAGCTCGTGTGGACTTCCGCGCTGGGGCCCGGCTACCGTCCGGTCATCAAAACTACTGACACTGGGTCGTGCGACGAGTTGTACTTCACGGCCATCATCACGTTCGAAGCGCAGGGCAACCAGACGAAATACAAGGTGGTCGCCGTGCACGGCGACGAAGCGACATCCAAGAAGCACGAAGAGATGGGCTTCCACGAAGGCTGGGGCACGACGCTCGATCAACTTGTGGCGTTGGTCAAGACGCTGTAG
- a CDS encoding metalloregulator ArsR/SmtB family transcription factor, producing MPNQQASQLDRVFHGLADPTRRAVLKRLSSGPAAVSELANPFSMSLPSFLQHLDVLEECGLVKSRKTGRVRTYQLTPQPLKAAEGWLEKQRSLWSRRLDQLDTYLSDLEEQKS from the coding sequence GTGCCTAACCAACAGGCCTCCCAACTGGACCGCGTGTTTCACGGTCTGGCCGATCCGACGCGACGAGCGGTTCTCAAACGGCTCAGCAGCGGGCCCGCGGCGGTAAGCGAGCTCGCGAATCCGTTCAGCATGTCGCTGCCGTCATTTCTGCAGCATCTCGATGTGCTGGAAGAGTGCGGGCTGGTGAAATCTCGAAAGACGGGGCGTGTTCGAACCTATCAGCTCACGCCGCAGCCGTTGAAGGCCGCGGAGGGCTGGCTCGAAAAACAGCGCTCGCTTTGGAGTCGCCGGCTGGATCAACTGGATACTTACCTTTCCGATCTAGAGGAGCAGAAATCGTGA
- a CDS encoding sugar phosphate isomerase/epimerase family protein, which produces MRAEKQSERPGRLRSGNGGQSRRDFFRLAGTMAAGAACEPDHLLAAESKSSPIGILIATTFTTGTLEDRLDAVKTCGLATVQMSMVCANLPEMPDQIPAELPERIRREASARGIGIASVTGTFNMCHPDGEQRRTGLQRLRVLAEACPRMGTSFIHVCTGTRNPSSMWRPHPDNGTPEAWRDMAACVREATDIARQANVVLAFEPEMSNVVDSARKARRVLDEIGSPHLKVTIDPANLFHTGELPRMKEILDEAFALVGKDIVLAHAKDLDRDGEAGHKPAGQGLLDYDRYLGLLRKYDFQGPLLLHGLSAAQVPGCLAFLRAKLATSRAGSRTSRCEYCTQG; this is translated from the coding sequence ATGCGGGCAGAAAAGCAGAGTGAAAGGCCAGGACGTCTCCGTTCCGGCAACGGCGGCCAGAGCCGGCGCGATTTCTTCCGCCTGGCGGGGACCATGGCGGCCGGGGCTGCTTGCGAACCAGATCACCTACTGGCCGCGGAGTCGAAGTCCTCGCCGATCGGCATCCTGATCGCCACCACGTTCACGACGGGGACGCTTGAAGACCGTCTGGACGCGGTGAAAACCTGCGGGCTCGCCACGGTGCAGATGAGCATGGTCTGCGCCAATCTGCCGGAGATGCCGGATCAGATTCCCGCGGAACTGCCTGAACGCATCCGGCGCGAAGCGTCGGCGCGCGGAATCGGCATTGCCAGCGTGACCGGCACCTTCAATATGTGCCACCCGGATGGGGAACAGCGCCGGACGGGGTTGCAGCGGCTGCGGGTCCTGGCGGAAGCATGCCCGCGGATGGGCACGTCCTTCATTCACGTATGCACCGGCACGCGGAACCCAAGTAGTATGTGGCGGCCGCATCCGGACAACGGCACGCCGGAGGCGTGGCGGGATATGGCTGCTTGTGTGCGCGAGGCGACCGACATCGCCCGGCAGGCGAACGTTGTGTTGGCCTTCGAGCCCGAGATGAGCAACGTAGTGGATTCGGCCCGGAAAGCCCGCCGCGTTCTGGATGAGATCGGATCGCCCCACCTCAAAGTCACCATAGACCCCGCGAACCTTTTTCACACGGGTGAACTGCCTCGCATGAAGGAGATCCTCGACGAGGCGTTTGCCCTCGTGGGTAAGGACATCGTGCTGGCTCACGCCAAGGATCTCGACCGCGACGGAGAAGCGGGGCACAAGCCCGCGGGCCAGGGCCTGCTCGACTACGACCGGTACCTGGGCCTGCTGCGCAAATATGACTTCCAGGGGCCGCTCCTGCTGCATGGATTGAGCGCGGCACAGGTGCCGGGCTGCCTTGCGTTCCTGCGCGCGAAGCTAGCTACTTCTCGAGCGGGCAGTCGAACGTCGCGTTGCGAATACTGTACCCAGGGATAA